The genomic window ATAAGCCGAACATAAAGCCGAATCGAGTGCAAATAAAGAAAGCGGTAGAGGTGCTGGTAAATGCGGAGAGGCCGCTTATCTTGGCTGGAGGCGGCGTTATCACCTCGGAAGCGACGGAAGAGTTACGCCAGCTGGCGGAATTCCTCGGCGCGCCTGTCGTAACGACGCTTCTGGGTAAAGGTGCCATTCCCGAGGATCATCCGTTCGCACTGGGTATGGCGGGCATGCACGGACGCCTCTATGCGAACAAGGCGATAAACGAATGCGATGCGTTGCTCGCAGTAGGAACGCGGTTCAGCGACCGCTTAACGGGCTGGCAATTGGACCAGTTCGCCCCGGAGGCTACATTGATACACGTCGATATCGATGCCGCGGAGATAAACAAGAATATTCAGGTTGATATCCCGATCCAGGGCGATGCGAAGCTTGCGCTGGGTGACATCATCAAATGGCTCGAGAAAAAGAGAATTGCGGATACGAACGGAAACGTGTGGGTGCAGCGGATAAAAGAGATGCATTCGGCTTGTGAAGCGTGTATACGCGATGTCAAGAGAGAAGGGACTTCGATCTCGGATATGCTCATAAAAGAGCTGAGCAGAATCTTGAATAACGATACAATCGTCACCACGGAGGTGGGACAGTGCCAGATGTTCGCCGCGCATTATTACATGACGAAGAAGCCGCGCACGTTTATTTCTTCAGGCGGGCTGGGCACGATGGGCTATGGGTTCCCCGCAGCGATTGGCGCGAAGGTTGCGGCACCGGATAAGCACGTAGTGGACATAGCAGGAGACGGCAGTTTCCTGATGACCTGCCAGGATTTGGCGACCTGCGTGGAGAACGATATACCGGTTGTCGTCTGTATCTTCCACAACCGGTATCTGGGAATGGTGCGCCAGTGGCAGGAGCTGTTCTTCGATAAGAAATACTCGAGTACCGGCCTGGGTGTGACGCCGGATTTCGTGAAGCTCGCGGAAGCCTTTGGCGCTTATGGGGAGCGCGTGGAGAAGCCGGATGAGCTGAAAGACGCGCTGCATAACGCATTCGAGTCCGGTAAGCCAGCAGTACTGGATATGATCGTGGGTTGGGAGGACAAGATACTGCCGATGATTCCTCCTGGTGGCGGTTTAATAGGAATGATAGGAACGGAGCGATGCACACCCCTCGCAACAACACCCACACGTTCTGTAGCTACCGCTAGATCAATAGGACTCGTCGAAATGGTAGGAGCAGCGGAAGAATGACCACACACAGTACCACACACATTATATCACTATTGGTAGAGGATCATCCGGGAGTACTGACGCGGATGTCGGGCATGTTCACCATGCGCGGGATCAATATCATCTCGCTCACCGTCTCACCGTGTGAGAAGGAAGGGTTATCAAGAATGACGGTGGCGATCAAGGGCTCGGAAAACGAGTTGGAGCAAGTGAGGAAGCAACTCAGCAATCTAATCGAAGTGGTGAAGGTGATCGACCTGGCGAAGAACAAAGCGGTCATTCGCGACCTGTGCCTCATGAAGGTGCACGTGAAGGATTCCAACGCCCGTTCTGAAGTGATGCAGCTTGCCGCGTCATACGGAGCTAAGATAGCCGATGCGACTTTGGATACCATAATACTCGAGCTAACGGAGGAGCCGAAGACGATAGACCGGTTCGTGGATTTGATGATGCATTTCGGTGTGAAGCAGTTGTTCAGAACCGGGGTTACGGCTATTGGTATGGGTGGCGGTTCGGAGAAATAGTTTCCGCTAGTGATTCCGCCCGCAGGGAAGCCAGCCGAAAAGAGCAACGTTTATAATGAACACCACGATACCTTAACGTAGAAACCAGGAGGTTGATGATACCATGACCTTGAATGTATTACATGATGAAGACGTAGATGAGGGCTTTATAGAAGGAAAGACGGTAGCGGTAATCGGATACGGCGCGCAGGGCGATGCGCAGGCGAACTGCCTGAAGGATTCAGGTGTGAGTGTGATTATAGGCGAGACGGAGGTCCTGGGCGGGAGGTCGAACCCGAGCTGGGCGAAGGCGAAAGCGGACGGTTTTGAGGTTATGCCGATCGACGAGGCAGCGAAGAGGGGCGATATCGTGCATATCCTGCTGCCGGACGAGGTACAGCCGATGGTTTACGAGCAGCAGATCGCACCGCACTTGACGGCAGGCAAGGCGCTCTGTTTCTCGCACGGGTTCAATATCTGCTTTAACCGGATCGTCCCCCCGGAAGATGTTGATGTAATTATGGTCGCGCCGAAGGCGCCCGGTACGGAGGAGCGTGTGGCGTACTTGGAGGGCTTTGGTGTTCCTGGTCTGGTTGCCGTGAAGCAGAACCCAAGCGGGAAGGCACGTGAAGTGGCACTGGCCATGACGAAGGCGATGCACTGGACGAAGGCCGGCATTTTGGAATGCACGTTCGAGCAGGAGACCTACGAGGATCTGTTTGGCGAGCAGTGCGTGCTCTGCGGCGGCCTCGTGGAATTGATGAAGAACGGCTTTGAAGTGCTGGTGGAAGCGGGCTACCCGCCAGAGATGGCGTATTTCGAGTGCGTGCACGAGATGAAACTGATCGTCGATCTGGTCTGGCAGGGCGGCATCAAGCGCATGGCCGAGGTCATCTCGAACACCGCGGAATACGGCATGTGGGCCGTCGGTAACGAGATCATCGGACCGGACGTGAAGGCAAAGATGCAGGAAGCCCTAAAGCGCGTGGAGAACGGCGAATTCGCAGCGCAGTGGGTCGAGGAGTACAAGAAAGGCATCCCGTTCCTGAAAGCGAGCCGCGAGAATATCGGCAAGCATCAGATCGAAACGGTTGGCAAAGAGATCAGGCAACTGTTCAAGAAGCAGTAATCCTGACCTGCAAATGCCCCTTTCTTTTTTGCGGCAGCAGCCGACGAAGGTCGTCTTAGTCGGCCTCAATTACAAGGATCACGCAAAGGAATTGAAGATGCCGCTCCCTGACGAGCCCATTTTATTCCTGAAGCCGCCGACGGCGTTGATAGGCCCTGAGGATTATATTGTGTACCCGGCACAAACGAGGAGAGTGGATTACGAGGCGGAACTGGCTGTTGTTCTAAAAGACCCGTGTAAGAATATCGAGCCCAACGAGGTAACGGAATACGTCGAGGGCTTTACGTGCCTGAACGACGTCACCGCCAGAGAT from Methanomicrobia archaeon includes these protein-coding regions:
- the ilvB gene encoding biosynthetic-type acetolactate synthase large subunit, which produces MARVKLSGAEIVVEELKNEGVEVAFGIPGGVLLDLYEVLYQEDKVRHILMRHEQCAAHAADGYARVSGKTGVCIATSGPGATNLVTGLANASMDSAPVVALTGQVPTAAIGSNAFQEASTFTITMPVTKHNFLVTRTEDLPKIIHNAFHIAGTGRKGVVLIDLPKDVLATTVEVDLHLKETFAGYKPNIKPNRVQIKKAVEVLVNAERPLILAGGGVITSEATEELRQLAEFLGAPVVTTLLGKGAIPEDHPFALGMAGMHGRLYANKAINECDALLAVGTRFSDRLTGWQLDQFAPEATLIHVDIDAAEINKNIQVDIPIQGDAKLALGDIIKWLEKKRIADTNGNVWVQRIKEMHSACEACIRDVKREGTSISDMLIKELSRILNNDTIVTTEVGQCQMFAAHYYMTKKPRTFISSGGLGTMGYGFPAAIGAKVAAPDKHVVDIAGDGSFLMTCQDLATCVENDIPVVVCIFHNRYLGMVRQWQELFFDKKYSSTGLGVTPDFVKLAEAFGAYGERVEKPDELKDALHNAFESGKPAVLDMIVGWEDKILPMIPPGGGLIGMIGTERCTPLATTPTRSVATARSIGLVEMVGAAEE
- the ilvN gene encoding acetolactate synthase small subunit; its protein translation is MTTHSTTHIISLLVEDHPGVLTRMSGMFTMRGINIISLTVSPCEKEGLSRMTVAIKGSENELEQVRKQLSNLIEVVKVIDLAKNKAVIRDLCLMKVHVKDSNARSEVMQLAASYGAKIADATLDTIILELTEEPKTIDRFVDLMMHFGVKQLFRTGVTAIGMGGGSEK
- the ilvC gene encoding ketol-acid reductoisomerase, whose amino-acid sequence is MNVLHDEDVDEGFIEGKTVAVIGYGAQGDAQANCLKDSGVSVIIGETEVLGGRSNPSWAKAKADGFEVMPIDEAAKRGDIVHILLPDEVQPMVYEQQIAPHLTAGKALCFSHGFNICFNRIVPPEDVDVIMVAPKAPGTEERVAYLEGFGVPGLVAVKQNPSGKAREVALAMTKAMHWTKAGILECTFEQETYEDLFGEQCVLCGGLVELMKNGFEVLVEAGYPPEMAYFECVHEMKLIVDLVWQGGIKRMAEVISNTAEYGMWAVGNEIIGPDVKAKMQEALKRVENGEFAAQWVEEYKKGIPFLKASRENIGKHQIETVGKEIRQLFKKQ